The nucleotide window GTCGAACCTTGATGGCAGTATGCAGCATCTCCTTACCTCCTTACTGCATTATACACATTTCAGTAAAATATCCACAAAGATAAAGATTTGGAGATTTCCGTACCGTTCGGCTGAGGCTCACGGCGAAGCCTACAATCTCCCTGCCTTTCATCCCGCCGCTAAACTGGGTACAGTTATAGCGGGGGACAACAGGAGCGAGGAGTTAAAGTAAAAAAGTAAAAAGAAAAAGGTAATAGAGAAATATTTTCTTTTACCTTTTGCCTTTTACCTTTTGCTCTTTACAAAATCCTGTGATTTCTTTACCCGTTCAATCCTACATTCTAGCTACCTCTGAGATCGGCCCCCTCTTGGGAAGTATTTGGCTCGATATTGCGGTATTGGGATTAATGCTTTTGCTTTCGGCATTCTTCTCAGGTTCTGAAACCGCAATTACAGGACTGGACAATTTCAAACTCCGGGCTCTAATTAAAGAGCAAGGAGACCCGACAAGGATTTTTACCCTGGTACTGGAGAAACGCGCTCGGTTTATCACCACCCTCTTGGTGGGTAACAACCTGGTGAATAATTTTTCTGCTATTCTCACCAGTAACCTATTTGTCTTGTGGTTAGGCAATGCGGGACTGGGTATTGCCACTGCCGTTGTCACATTTTTGGTCTTGATTTTTGGCGAAGTTACGCCCAAATCCCTCGCAATGAACAATGTGATGGGATTTTTCAGGCTGGCAGTTCGCCCCGTTTACTGGCTGTCAATAGCGCTAGGGCCGGTGATTTATGTATTTGAGAACATTGCCCAGAGCGTGATTCGGTTGTTTCAGGGGGGCGCTGTTCCGCAGGGAGAGTCATTAAGAGACCTCCAGCTAATGATCGAAATTTTGGGCGGCAAAGGTCACTTAGACTTGGATAAACGCCAGTTGCTGAGCAAAGCGCTGACGCTGGACAGCCTCAACGCCCGCGATTTGGTCAAGTCTCGCATTGAGATGCGGACAATTTCTCATGAAGCCACCCTTGAGGATTTAGTGAATTTATGTTTGGAAACAGGATATTCTCGTATCCCAGTCCAAGAAGAATCTAAGGATCGGATTGTGGGAATTGTCCACCTCAAGCGGGCCCTCCAGCACCTAAATCATTCGCAAGCATTGGGCCGCACTCAAGTCCCGGTGACCGAAGCTGGAGACCCGCCACTCTACGTACCCGAAACTA belongs to Argonema galeatum A003/A1 and includes:
- a CDS encoding hemolysin family protein → MISLPVQSYILATSEIGPLLGSIWLDIAVLGLMLLLSAFFSGSETAITGLDNFKLRALIKEQGDPTRIFTLVLEKRARFITTLLVGNNLVNNFSAILTSNLFVLWLGNAGLGIATAVVTFLVLIFGEVTPKSLAMNNVMGFFRLAVRPVYWLSIALGPVIYVFENIAQSVIRLFQGGAVPQGESLRDLQLMIEILGGKGHLDLDKRQLLSKALTLDSLNARDLVKSRIEMRTISHEATLEDLVNLCLETGYSRIPVQEESKDRIVGIVHLKRALQHLNHSQALGRTQVPVTEAGDPPLYVPETKRIPNLLKEMLKLRLHIAIVVDEYGGTVGLITLEDILEELVGEIYDESDFPVRAN